One region of Drosophila teissieri strain GT53w chromosome 2L, Prin_Dtei_1.1, whole genome shotgun sequence genomic DNA includes:
- the LOC122626801 gene encoding uncharacterized protein LOC122626801 isoform X2, with product MTFTRLKTLSLLVCALLALSFPGYVSGAGNSKKGSQPVAPPEPEAVIEEVNAKQLEKLLADKDYVAVFWYARSCVTCDKVLAELEKIDDDTDSFGVDFVKINDKRLAKQYGIKNFPALTYFREKEPIIYDGDLMDEEGVLDFLTSLEAMDLPDRIEEVNAKILQKIIEDTDFVAVLFYKQQCRKCAKALQELENIDDEADQLGIGFVKIHDEALADEYNLGNLPALVYYRHQTPIIYEGELQREEDVLEWLVQNKSTGDEDDVIEDVTSKTLSTLISNIDNLVVLFYDHGNDDSMTVLEELEQIDDDCDKHGIQFVKIDDTKAAADYGIDSIPAIVYFEKEIPNVYDGDLMDEEQILKWLLGQLERDEIEDVTDEMLDTMIKEGRVIAVLFYDNNDKKSQKVLEELENIDDECDALGITFVKIDNPEEAVEYGINKVPKLIYFEKGIPTIYEGNLEDEEKLLKWLTDQTSSDQIEDITDEMLDLIIEKMPHVAVLFYDKDQKKSQKILAELENIDDECDQNDIAFVKIDDDKEAKEWGIDEIPSIVLFERGIPHIYEGDLMKEDELLGWLVHQKRYSEIPEVTDEMKDKLVENTEHLAVIFYDKDDKQDMRILNELENIDDELEKEGIVIVRIDNAAEAKEYGLDHLPALIYFENKIPALYEGDLMNEDEVLEWLLVQKKTATIEEVTDEILVNLINEHEYVVVFFTGPCEPGETCEHTLNALESIDDELDEAGIIFVTTEDTGIAKKYNVKTYPRLVFFRNRDPLHFTGDLDDEDEVLAWITDDETLEIPGKIEEVNVKMLDKILAENDHVVVFFYAEGDKKAQKILNELENIDDECEEKDIDFVKTSDDDIDKEYDLPGLPALAFYRHKFRTIYTGDLMKEEEILEWVIDLHESTADVIESVDRKTLQVLINDVEHLAVFFYDDECESCSDILEELENIDDDTDKHGIQFVKSNDVKLAHEIGIFAFPALVYYETGVPIMYDGNIASNQDVFNWILEQKADQSIQLINRDQLFEYIGTKDFLAVVFYKEDDPDSPRVLRHIELIDDEAAEYGIYIVKMHDKLMAKKYGFRNPPGLTYFRKGKYINYDGDIDDEEEVLDWLTSPANMEMTDHIEQVNRKMFEKIRKNSDYVAVIFYSDECKQCPRVLAEVEHIDDEADKAGIDFVKIDDKQMAKEYGVFALPAIVFFKPTSKEPVIYAGDLYEEEQILTWLITQKDPSGDVIEDLEGERLVHLIEESGSIAVYFWNKTKCDICNSKAARKARLKKERDQHQQEGGAASAAAAFGSEADPSEAAAGGAEDAPAAGSEGDSPPASAAAPPDTSTGKLEDDADGCEQCTKVLEELENIDDDCDKHGITFVKTRDFSVADGYGVHEYPALVYFEGGIPNVFEGELSEEEEVLQWLITQKTEDRIELITRQMLETMVEETQYLAVYFYKINCNICDQILEGLELIDDECDVFGIHMVKIQDPQLAKRYSIKTFPALVYFRNGNPLLFEGDLQNEQSVLEWLIDDDNRELADEIEEVNERMLDRLMAESTLLVVFFYDDDCAECEEILEELEEIDGEADMFGIDFVKIASIQAAKKYEIVNIPSLVYFRKQVPVLYDGDLHQHDKVITWLTSQDVFEIKNEIEEVNRKMLDKLLEENEFLAVFFYEHNQPDSTAALEKLENIDSETDNLDITFVKMADSRYAKKWGVTKLPAMVYFRRRFPSIYRGDLLSEDEVLEWLRKNRFRQPELNIFMYALIALAVAFVVYTAFLLQCFKPAPPPPVQHPKQS from the exons ATGACTTTCACCCGCCTCAAGACTCTCTCGCTCCTCGTGTGTGCTCTGCTGGCCCTGAGTTTTCCCGGATATGTGAGTGGCGCAGGCAACAGCAAGAAGGGCTCGCAGCCAGTGGCGCCTCCGGAACCGGAGGCCGTCATCGAGGAGGTCAATGCcaagcagctggagaagctcCTGGCCGACAAGGATTACGTGGCCGTTTTTTGGT ATGCGCGAAGCTGCGTGACCTGTGATAAGGTTTTAGCGGAGCTCGAGAAAATCGACGATGACACCGACTCCTTCGGTGTGGACTTTGTAAAAATCAACGACAAACGACTAGCCAAACAGTATGGCATCAAGAACTTCCCCGCCCTCACCTACTTTAG GGAGAAGGAGCCCATCATATATGATGGCGATCTTATGGACGAGGAAGGAGTGCTCGATTTCCTCACCTCCTTGGAGGCCATGGACTTGCCCGATCGCATCGAGGAGGTCAATGCCAAGATATTGCAGAAGATTATCGAGGACACCGACTTTGTAGCCGTTCTATTCT ACAAACAGCAATGCCGCAAGTGCGCCAAGGCCTTGCAGGAGCTGGAGAATATTGACGACGAAGCTGACCAGCTGGGCATCGGGTTTGTGAAGATACACGACGAGGCTTTGGCCGACGAATACAATCTAGGCAACCTGCCAGCCTTGGTCTATTACCGCCACCAAACTCCAATCATATACGAAG GTGAACTTCAGCGAGAGGAGGACGTCTTGGAATGGTTGGTGCAAAATAAGTCGACGGGCGATGAAGATGATGTGATTGAAGACGTCACTTCGAAGACTCTGTCTACGCTGATCAGCAATATCGACAACCTGGTCGTGCTATTTT ATGATCATGGAAACGACGATTCGATGACTGTGTTGGAGGAGTTAGAGCAAATCGACGACGACTGCGACAAGCATGGCATTCAGTTTGTAAAAATCGATGATACCAAGGCTGCAGCCGATTACGGAATCGATTCG ATTCCGGCCATTGTTTACTTTGAAAAAGAAATTCCGAATGTGTACGACGGCGATCTCATGGACGAGGAGCAGATTCTGAAATGGTTGCTGGGACAGTTGGAACGGGATGAGATCGAGGACGTCACCGACGAAATGCTCGATACAATGATCAAAGAAGGACGCGTCATTGCCGTGCTGTTCT ACGACAACAACGACAAGAAGTCCCAGAAAGTACTCGAGGAGCTGGAAAACATTGACGACGAGTGCGACGCATTGGGCATTACTTTCGTGAAGATCGACAATCCCGAGGAGGCCGTTGAATATGGCATCAATAAAGTTCCTAAACTGATATACTTTGAAAAAGGCATTCCAACTATTTACGAGGGCAATCTGGAGGACGAGGAGAAGCTTCTAAAATGGCTAACAGACCAAACGAGTTCCGATCAAATCGAGGACATCACCGACGAAATGTTGGATTTAATTATTGAGAAAATGCCCCATGTTGCTGTTCTTTTCT acGACAAAGACCAAAAAAAGTCACAGAAGATCCTCGCAGAACTGGAAAACATCGACGATGAGTGCGATCAGAACGATATCGCCTTTGTCAAGATAGATGATGACAAGGAGGCAAAAGAATGGGGTATCGATGAGATACCATCGATTGTACTCTTTGAACGTGGAATTCCACACATCTACGAGGGTGATCTGATGAAAGAAGACGAACTGCTTGGCTGGTTGGTGCACCAGAAGCGCTATTCCGAAATTCCCGAGGTCACCGATGAGATGAAGGACAAGTTGGTCGAGAACACCGAGCACTTAGCGGTTATATTCT ACGACAAGGACGATAAGCAGGATATGCGCATCCTAAACGAACTGGAGAACATTGATGATGAACTGGAGAAGGAGGGCATTGTCATCGTCCGCATTGATAACGCTGCTGAAGCCAAGGAATACGGTCTCGATCATTTGCCGGCCCTTATCTACTTCGAAAACAAGATCCCGGCTCTTTATGAAGGCGATCTGATGAACGAGGATGAGGTGCTCGAGTGGCTTCTTGTCCAGAAAAAGACAGCTACTATCGAGGAGGTTACCGACGAGATCCTAGTCAATCTGATCAACGAACACGAATATGTCGTCGTCTTCTTCACGGGTCCCTGCGAACCCGGAGAGACCTGTGAGCACACTCTGAACGCCCTGGAAAGCATCGACGATGAATTGGATGAAGCTGGCATCATTTTTGTTACCACTGAGGATACCGGAATAGCTAAGAAATACAATGTCAAGACCTATCCACGCCTGGTTTTCTTTAGAAACCGTGATCCACTCCATTTCACCGGAGATCtagacgacgaggacgaggtgTTGGCCTGGATAACTGACGACGAGACCCTGGAAATTCCCGGAAAAATTGAGGAGGTCAATGTGAAGATGCTGGATAAGATCTTGGCTGAAAACGATCACGTCGTCGTATTCTTCT ACGCTGAGGGCGATAAGAAAGCACAGAAGATCCTCAACGAACTGGAGAACATCGATGACGAATGCGAGGAAAAAGACATTGACTTTGTAAAGACATCCGACGATGATATTGATAAGGAGTACGACCTGCCCGGTCTGCCGGCACTTGCATTTTATAGACATAAGTTTAGAACAATTTACACCG GTGACCTGATGAAGGAAGAGGAAATTCTTGAGTGGGTTATTGATTTGCACGAGTCTACTGCTGATGTCATTGAATCTGTCGATCGTAAAACCTTGCAAGTGCTGATCAACGATGTTGAGCACCTGGCTGTGTTCTTCT ATGACGATGAATGCGAATCGTGTTCTGACATCTTGGAGGAGTTGGAAAACATCGACGATGACACCGACAAGCACGGAATACAATTTGTCAAATCCAATGATGTTAAGCTGGCTCATGAAAttggcatttttgcatttccagCTTTGGTCTACTACGAGACCGGCGTCCCGATTATGTATGATG GTAACATTGCAAGCAATCAGGACGTCTTCAACTGGATTCTTGAACAGAAGGCCGACCAAAGCATTCAGCTCATTAATCGTGATCAACTTTTCGAGTATATAGGCACCAAAGACTTTTTAGCGGTTGTTTTTT ACAAAGAAGATGATCCCGACTCGCCACGAGTGCTGCGGCACATCGAACTAATAGACGACGAGGCTGCGGAATATGGCATTTACATAGTGAAGATGCACGACAAATTGATGGCCAAGAAGTACGGCTTCAGGAATCCCCCGGGACTGACGTACTTCCGCAAGGGCAAGTATATAAACTACGACGGCGATATTGATGACGAGGAGGAGGTTCTTGACTGGCTAACGAGCCCGGCCAACATGGAGATGACCGATCACATTGAGCAGGTAAACCGCAAGATGTTCGAGAAGATCCGCAAGAATTCCGACTACGTAGCAGTGATATTCT ATAGCGATGAGTGCAAGCAGTGTCCTCGCGTTCTGGCCGAGGTGGAGCACATAGATGACGAAGCGGACAAGGCTGGCATCGACTTCGTCAAAATTGACGATAAGCAAATGGCCAAGGAGTACGGAGTGTTTGCCCTGCCAGCTATTGTCTTCTTTAAGCCCACATCCAAGGAGCCAGTTATATACGCCG GTGATCTTTACGAAGAAGAACAGATCCTAACTTGGCTGATCACGCAAAAGGATCCAAGTGGAGATGTTATCGAAGATCTCGAAGGCGAAAGACTCGTTCATCTTATTGAAGAGTCTGGCTCCATCGCAGTCTATTTTT GGAACAAGACCAAGTGCGACATTTGTAATTCGAAAGCGGCTCGCAAGGCGCGGCTGAAAAAGGAACGCGATCAGCACCAGCAGGAGGGCGGAGCAGCAAGCGCCGCGGCCGCCTTCGGCAGTGAGGCAGATCCTTCCGAGGCGGCCGCTGGTGGGGCGGAGGATGCACCAGCGGCAGGTTCTGAGGGGGACTCCCCGCCAGCctctgcagctgctccaccgGATACGTCAACTGGCAAGCTAGAGGATG ATGCGGATGGCTGCGAGCAGTGCACCAAGGTTTTGGAGGAGCTTGAAAACATCGATGATGATTGCGATAAACACGGCATAACGTTCGTGAAGACCAGGGACTTCTCTGTGGCCGATGGTTATGGCGTGCACGAGTACCCGGCTCTGGTGTACTTCGAAGGAGGAATCCCCAACGTATTTGAGG GCGAACTGAGCGAGGAGGAAGAGGTGCTTCAGTGGCTGATTACTCAGAAGACCGAAGATCGTATCGAGCTGATCACTCGCCAGATGCTGGAGACAATGGTGGAGGAGACACAGTACCTAGCCGTGTATTTCT ACAAAATCAACTGCAACATATGCGACCAGATATTAGAGGGCTTGGAACTAATCGATGACGAATGCGACGTGTTCGGCATTCATATGGTCAAGATCCAAGATCCGCAGCTGGCAAAACGTTACTCGATCAAGACTTTCCCGGCATTAGTTTATTTCAG AAATGGAAATCCATTACTATTTGAGGGGGACCTTCAAAACGAGCAATCAGTATTGGAGTGGCTCATAGATGATGACAACCGCGAGTTGGCAGATGAAATAGAGGAGGTCAACGAGCGTATGCTGGATCGTCTAATGGCGGAGTCCACTTTATtggttgttttctttt ATGACGATGATTGTGCTGAGTGCGAAGAGAttttggaggagctggaggagattgATGGCGAGGCAGACATGTTCGGCATTGACTTCGTAAAGATTGCTAGTATCCAGGCAGCCAAAAAATACGAGATAGTGAATATACCTTCCCTGGTTTACTTCAG AAAACAAGTGCCCGTCTTGTACGACGGTGACCTACACCAACACGACAAGGTGATTACCTGGCTAACGTCACAGGATGTATTCGAAATCAAAAACGAAATAGAAGAAGTTAACCGAAAGATGCTCGACAAACTACTCGAGGAAAATGAGTTCCTAGCCGTTTTCTTCT ACGAACATAATCAGCCGGACAGTACTGCAGCCCTGGAAAAACTCGAGAACATCGACAGCGAGACGGATAACCTGGACATTACCTTCGTTAAGATGGCCGACTCTCGCTATGCCAAGAAATGGGGCGTCACCAAGCTCCCTGCAATGGTCTACTTCCGCCGACGGTTTCCCAGCATATACAGGG GTGATCTGTTATCCGAGGACGAAGTGCTGGAGTGGCTACGGAAGAACCGCTTCCGACAGCCCGAGCTGAACATCTTTATGTATGCCCTGATTGCGCTGGCGGTGGCCTTTGTGGTGTATACCGCATTCCTGCTGCAGTGCTTCAAGCCGGCGCCTCCGCCTCCTGTTCAGCACCCCAAGCAGTCATGA
- the LOC122626801 gene encoding uncharacterized protein LOC122626801 isoform X17, translating into MTFTRLKTLSLLVCALLALSFPGYVSGAGNSKKGSQPVAPPEPEAVIEEVNAKQLEKLLADKDYVAVFWYARSCVTCDKVLAELEKIDDDTDSFGVDFVKINDKRLAKQYGIKNFPALTYFREKEPIIYDGDLMDEEGVLDFLTSLEAMDLPDRIEEVNAKILQKIIEDTDFVAVLFYDKDQKKSQKILAELENIDDECDQNDIAFVKIDDDKEAKEWGIDEIPSIVLFERGIPHIYEGDLMKEDELLGWLVHQKRYSEIPEVTDEMKDKLVENTEHLAVIFYDKDDKQDMRILNELENIDDELEKEGIVIVRIDNAAEAKEYGLDHLPALIYFENKIPALYEGDLMNEDEVLEWLLVQKKTATIEEVTDEILVNLINEHEYVVVFFTGPCEPGETCEHTLNALESIDDELDEAGIIFVTTEDTGIAKKYNVKTYPRLVFFRNRDPLHFTGDLDDEDEVLAWITDDETLEIPGKIEEVNVKMLDKILAENDHVVVFFYAEGDKKAQKILNELENIDDECEEKDIDFVKTSDDDIDKEYDLPGLPALAFYRHKFRTIYTGDLMKEEEILEWVIDLHESTADVIESVDRKTLQVLINDVEHLAVFFYDDECESCSDILEELENIDDDTDKHGIQFVKSNDVKLAHEIGIFAFPALVYYETGVPIMYDGNLKNENRVLQWLVNQKNLGKRNSNKKAFNQDDECFYVGLGHDGHSAKRGNNFVPNDYKPFQCCPTKLEKSTKVPKMTAQRIGHSEGDQGKRPSGGNFQFAGQASSKSATKPAATKKQAKLSKDTDNDDEDDEDKPLVKVSYANKRSGGSNKPQAGKKPVAKSQGNDDQSQEVEKVSKQKSSKKSGKLNVKSGYLSVGVRQQFN; encoded by the exons ATGACTTTCACCCGCCTCAAGACTCTCTCGCTCCTCGTGTGTGCTCTGCTGGCCCTGAGTTTTCCCGGATATGTGAGTGGCGCAGGCAACAGCAAGAAGGGCTCGCAGCCAGTGGCGCCTCCGGAACCGGAGGCCGTCATCGAGGAGGTCAATGCcaagcagctggagaagctcCTGGCCGACAAGGATTACGTGGCCGTTTTTTGGT ATGCGCGAAGCTGCGTGACCTGTGATAAGGTTTTAGCGGAGCTCGAGAAAATCGACGATGACACCGACTCCTTCGGTGTGGACTTTGTAAAAATCAACGACAAACGACTAGCCAAACAGTATGGCATCAAGAACTTCCCCGCCCTCACCTACTTTAG GGAGAAGGAGCCCATCATATATGATGGCGATCTTATGGACGAGGAAGGAGTGCTCGATTTCCTCACCTCCTTGGAGGCCATGGACTTGCCCGATCGCATCGAGGAGGTCAATGCCAAGATATTGCAGAAGATTATCGAGGACACCGACTTTGTAGCCGTTCTATTCT acGACAAAGACCAAAAAAAGTCACAGAAGATCCTCGCAGAACTGGAAAACATCGACGATGAGTGCGATCAGAACGATATCGCCTTTGTCAAGATAGATGATGACAAGGAGGCAAAAGAATGGGGTATCGATGAGATACCATCGATTGTACTCTTTGAACGTGGAATTCCACACATCTACGAGGGTGATCTGATGAAAGAAGACGAACTGCTTGGCTGGTTGGTGCACCAGAAGCGCTATTCCGAAATTCCCGAGGTCACCGATGAGATGAAGGACAAGTTGGTCGAGAACACCGAGCACTTAGCGGTTATATTCT ACGACAAGGACGATAAGCAGGATATGCGCATCCTAAACGAACTGGAGAACATTGATGATGAACTGGAGAAGGAGGGCATTGTCATCGTCCGCATTGATAACGCTGCTGAAGCCAAGGAATACGGTCTCGATCATTTGCCGGCCCTTATCTACTTCGAAAACAAGATCCCGGCTCTTTATGAAGGCGATCTGATGAACGAGGATGAGGTGCTCGAGTGGCTTCTTGTCCAGAAAAAGACAGCTACTATCGAGGAGGTTACCGACGAGATCCTAGTCAATCTGATCAACGAACACGAATATGTCGTCGTCTTCTTCACGGGTCCCTGCGAACCCGGAGAGACCTGTGAGCACACTCTGAACGCCCTGGAAAGCATCGACGATGAATTGGATGAAGCTGGCATCATTTTTGTTACCACTGAGGATACCGGAATAGCTAAGAAATACAATGTCAAGACCTATCCACGCCTGGTTTTCTTTAGAAACCGTGATCCACTCCATTTCACCGGAGATCtagacgacgaggacgaggtgTTGGCCTGGATAACTGACGACGAGACCCTGGAAATTCCCGGAAAAATTGAGGAGGTCAATGTGAAGATGCTGGATAAGATCTTGGCTGAAAACGATCACGTCGTCGTATTCTTCT ACGCTGAGGGCGATAAGAAAGCACAGAAGATCCTCAACGAACTGGAGAACATCGATGACGAATGCGAGGAAAAAGACATTGACTTTGTAAAGACATCCGACGATGATATTGATAAGGAGTACGACCTGCCCGGTCTGCCGGCACTTGCATTTTATAGACATAAGTTTAGAACAATTTACACCG GTGACCTGATGAAGGAAGAGGAAATTCTTGAGTGGGTTATTGATTTGCACGAGTCTACTGCTGATGTCATTGAATCTGTCGATCGTAAAACCTTGCAAGTGCTGATCAACGATGTTGAGCACCTGGCTGTGTTCTTCT ATGACGATGAATGCGAATCGTGTTCTGACATCTTGGAGGAGTTGGAAAACATCGACGATGACACCGACAAGCACGGAATACAATTTGTCAAATCCAATGATGTTAAGCTGGCTCATGAAAttggcatttttgcatttccagCTTTGGTCTACTACGAGACCGGCGTCCCGATTATGTATGATG GTAAtctcaaaaatgaaaatcgtgtGCTGCAGTGGTTAGTCAATCAAAAGA ACTTGGGGAAAaggaattcaaataaaaaagcatTTAACCAAG ATGACGAATGTTTCTATGTTGGATTGGGTCATGACGGCCATTCAGCTAAGCGCGGCAACAATTTCGTGCCCAACGATTATAAACCATTCCAATGCTGTCCAACCAAATTGGAGAAGTCAACGAAAGTTCCTAAAATGACGGCCCAGAGAATCGGGCATAGCGAAGGTGATCAGGGTAAGCGTCCAAGCGGTGGCAACTTCCAGTTCGCCGGCCAGGCGTCCAGCAAATCGGCAACAAAGCCGGCGGCCACCAAGAAGCAGGCCAAGCTCTCCAAGGACACCGATAACgacgatgaggacgacgaggacaaGCCTCTGGTCAAGGTTTCCTATGCCAATAAGCGCTCGGGAGGAAGCAACAAGCCGCAGGCTGGCAAGAAGCCGGTAGCCAAGAGCCAGGGCAACGACGACCAGTCTCAGGAGGTGGAGAAGGTATCCAAGCAGAAGTCGTCAAAGAAGTCCGGCAAGCTGAATGTCAAATCCG GATATCTCTCTGTGGGAGTAAGGCAACAGTTTAACTGA
- the LOC122626801 gene encoding uncharacterized protein LOC122626801 isoform X16, with the protein MTFTRLKTLSLLVCALLALSFPGYVSGAGNSKKGSQPVAPPEPEAVIEEVNAKQLEKLLADKDYVAVFWYARSCVTCDKVLAELEKIDDDTDSFGVDFVKINDKRLAKQYGIKNFPALTYFREKEPIIYDGDLMDEEGVLDFLTSLEAMDLPDRIEEVNAKILQKIIEDTDFVAVLFYKEDDPDSPRVLRHIELIDDEAAEYGIYIVKMHDKLMAKKYGFRNPPGLTYFRKGKYINYDGDIDDEEEVLDWLTSPANMEMTDHIEQVNRKMFEKIRKNSDYVAVIFYSDECKQCPRVLAEVEHIDDEADKAGIDFVKIDDKQMAKEYGVFALPAIVFFKPTSKEPVIYAGDLYEEEQILTWLITQKDPSGDVIEDLEGERLVHLIEESGSIAVYFWNKTKCDICNSKAARKARLKKERDQHQQEGGAASAAAAFGSEADPSEAAAGGAEDAPAAGSEGDSPPASAAAPPDTSTGKLEDDADGCEQCTKVLEELENIDDDCDKHGITFVKTRDFSVADGYGVHEYPALVYFEGGIPNVFEGELSEEEEVLQWLITQKTEDRIELITRQMLETMVEETQYLAVYFYKINCNICDQILEGLELIDDECDVFGIHMVKIQDPQLAKRYSIKTFPALVYFRNGNPLLFEGDLQNEQSVLEWLIDDDNRELADEIEEVNERMLDRLMAESTLLVVFFYDDDCAECEEILEELEEIDGEADMFGIDFVKIASIQAAKKYEIVNIPSLVYFRKQVPVLYDGDLHQHDKVITWLTSQDVFEIKNEIEEVNRKMLDKLLEENEFLAVFFYEHNQPDSTAALEKLENIDSETDNLDITFVKMADSRYAKKWGVTKLPAMVYFRRRFPSIYRGDLLSEDEVLEWLRKNRFRQPELNIFMYALIALAVAFVVYTAFLLQCFKPAPPPPVQHPKQS; encoded by the exons ATGACTTTCACCCGCCTCAAGACTCTCTCGCTCCTCGTGTGTGCTCTGCTGGCCCTGAGTTTTCCCGGATATGTGAGTGGCGCAGGCAACAGCAAGAAGGGCTCGCAGCCAGTGGCGCCTCCGGAACCGGAGGCCGTCATCGAGGAGGTCAATGCcaagcagctggagaagctcCTGGCCGACAAGGATTACGTGGCCGTTTTTTGGT ATGCGCGAAGCTGCGTGACCTGTGATAAGGTTTTAGCGGAGCTCGAGAAAATCGACGATGACACCGACTCCTTCGGTGTGGACTTTGTAAAAATCAACGACAAACGACTAGCCAAACAGTATGGCATCAAGAACTTCCCCGCCCTCACCTACTTTAG GGAGAAGGAGCCCATCATATATGATGGCGATCTTATGGACGAGGAAGGAGTGCTCGATTTCCTCACCTCCTTGGAGGCCATGGACTTGCCCGATCGCATCGAGGAGGTCAATGCCAAGATATTGCAGAAGATTATCGAGGACACCGACTTTGTAGCCGTTCTATTCT ACAAAGAAGATGATCCCGACTCGCCACGAGTGCTGCGGCACATCGAACTAATAGACGACGAGGCTGCGGAATATGGCATTTACATAGTGAAGATGCACGACAAATTGATGGCCAAGAAGTACGGCTTCAGGAATCCCCCGGGACTGACGTACTTCCGCAAGGGCAAGTATATAAACTACGACGGCGATATTGATGACGAGGAGGAGGTTCTTGACTGGCTAACGAGCCCGGCCAACATGGAGATGACCGATCACATTGAGCAGGTAAACCGCAAGATGTTCGAGAAGATCCGCAAGAATTCCGACTACGTAGCAGTGATATTCT ATAGCGATGAGTGCAAGCAGTGTCCTCGCGTTCTGGCCGAGGTGGAGCACATAGATGACGAAGCGGACAAGGCTGGCATCGACTTCGTCAAAATTGACGATAAGCAAATGGCCAAGGAGTACGGAGTGTTTGCCCTGCCAGCTATTGTCTTCTTTAAGCCCACATCCAAGGAGCCAGTTATATACGCCG GTGATCTTTACGAAGAAGAACAGATCCTAACTTGGCTGATCACGCAAAAGGATCCAAGTGGAGATGTTATCGAAGATCTCGAAGGCGAAAGACTCGTTCATCTTATTGAAGAGTCTGGCTCCATCGCAGTCTATTTTT GGAACAAGACCAAGTGCGACATTTGTAATTCGAAAGCGGCTCGCAAGGCGCGGCTGAAAAAGGAACGCGATCAGCACCAGCAGGAGGGCGGAGCAGCAAGCGCCGCGGCCGCCTTCGGCAGTGAGGCAGATCCTTCCGAGGCGGCCGCTGGTGGGGCGGAGGATGCACCAGCGGCAGGTTCTGAGGGGGACTCCCCGCCAGCctctgcagctgctccaccgGATACGTCAACTGGCAAGCTAGAGGATG ATGCGGATGGCTGCGAGCAGTGCACCAAGGTTTTGGAGGAGCTTGAAAACATCGATGATGATTGCGATAAACACGGCATAACGTTCGTGAAGACCAGGGACTTCTCTGTGGCCGATGGTTATGGCGTGCACGAGTACCCGGCTCTGGTGTACTTCGAAGGAGGAATCCCCAACGTATTTGAGG GCGAACTGAGCGAGGAGGAAGAGGTGCTTCAGTGGCTGATTACTCAGAAGACCGAAGATCGTATCGAGCTGATCACTCGCCAGATGCTGGAGACAATGGTGGAGGAGACACAGTACCTAGCCGTGTATTTCT ACAAAATCAACTGCAACATATGCGACCAGATATTAGAGGGCTTGGAACTAATCGATGACGAATGCGACGTGTTCGGCATTCATATGGTCAAGATCCAAGATCCGCAGCTGGCAAAACGTTACTCGATCAAGACTTTCCCGGCATTAGTTTATTTCAG AAATGGAAATCCATTACTATTTGAGGGGGACCTTCAAAACGAGCAATCAGTATTGGAGTGGCTCATAGATGATGACAACCGCGAGTTGGCAGATGAAATAGAGGAGGTCAACGAGCGTATGCTGGATCGTCTAATGGCGGAGTCCACTTTATtggttgttttctttt ATGACGATGATTGTGCTGAGTGCGAAGAGAttttggaggagctggaggagattgATGGCGAGGCAGACATGTTCGGCATTGACTTCGTAAAGATTGCTAGTATCCAGGCAGCCAAAAAATACGAGATAGTGAATATACCTTCCCTGGTTTACTTCAG AAAACAAGTGCCCGTCTTGTACGACGGTGACCTACACCAACACGACAAGGTGATTACCTGGCTAACGTCACAGGATGTATTCGAAATCAAAAACGAAATAGAAGAAGTTAACCGAAAGATGCTCGACAAACTACTCGAGGAAAATGAGTTCCTAGCCGTTTTCTTCT ACGAACATAATCAGCCGGACAGTACTGCAGCCCTGGAAAAACTCGAGAACATCGACAGCGAGACGGATAACCTGGACATTACCTTCGTTAAGATGGCCGACTCTCGCTATGCCAAGAAATGGGGCGTCACCAAGCTCCCTGCAATGGTCTACTTCCGCCGACGGTTTCCCAGCATATACAGGG GTGATCTGTTATCCGAGGACGAAGTGCTGGAGTGGCTACGGAAGAACCGCTTCCGACAGCCCGAGCTGAACATCTTTATGTATGCCCTGATTGCGCTGGCGGTGGCCTTTGTGGTGTATACCGCATTCCTGCTGCAGTGCTTCAAGCCGGCGCCTCCGCCTCCTGTTCAGCACCCCAAGCAGTCATGA